From Salvelinus sp. IW2-2015 linkage group LG33, ASM291031v2, whole genome shotgun sequence, one genomic window encodes:
- the LOC111958012 gene encoding olfactomedin-like protein 2A isoform X2, translating into MWRFTNLLACLLVVCKDVTAQSKIFGETEPVRMTSEGSDCRCKCIMRPLSKDACQHLRSGKARVEDFYTVETVSSGSDCKCSCTAPPSSLNPCENEWKMEKLKKQAPELLKLHSMVDLLEGTLYSLDLMKVHSYINKVVSQMNTLEETIKTNLTRDNEFVRDSMITLTNQFKRYENYSNIMMSIKKEISSLGLQLLQKDQTETKAQVTNDEKTKETVKKPNKKSPASKPPPKPPKEKVVKPKKESTKPGKPVKPDPTAKAKVAGHQPGVVRGITYYKAAKVDGDGHVTGGKDNAAKTQTVQHVKETHSEDGGAEIILETIKGTTAESTTTTETAVTTTTTMAATTTTASTTMPSTTTTTTTTSAAGVERLDRPAPTIMLFLDNSDNNSRPILHRAGKILDCEGTLASIELPEKQHSYGRNEGAWMKDPLAKDSKIYVTNYYYGNNLVEFRNLDNFKQGRWSNLFKLPYNWIGTGHVVYNGAFYYNRAFTKNIIKYDLRMRYVAAWTLLHDVVYEDTTPWKWRGHSDIDFAVDESGLWVIYPATDYDYSQQEVIVISKLDPGDLSMKKETTWRTGLKRNSYGNCFIICGVLYAVDVYNQKEGEVNYAYDTHTNSEAIPRLPFTNEYAYTTQIDYNPKEKVLYAWDNGHQITYNIHFVDQ; encoded by the exons aTCTTTGGGGAGACAGAGCCGGTGCGGATGACATCGGAGGGCTCAGACTGTCGATGTAAGTGCATCATGAGGCCACTGAGCAAGGATGCGTGCCAGCATCTGAGGAGCGGAAAAGCACGGGTGGAGGACTTCTACACGGTGGAGACCGTCAGCTCTGGATCGGACTGCAAGTGTTCCTGCacagcccctccctcctccctcaaccCCTGCGAGAATGAGTGGAAGATGGAGAAGCTGAAGAAACAGGCCCCAGAGCTTCTCAAG CTCCATTCCATGGTGGACCTACTGGAGGGGACGCTGTACAGTCTGGACCTCATGAAGGTTCACTCCTACATCAATAAGGTGGTCTCCCAGATGAACACACTAGAGGAG ACAATCAAGACCAACCTGACTCGGGACAATGAGTTTGTAAGGGACAGCATGATCACTCTGACAAACCAGTTTAAGAGGTATGAGAACTACTCAAACATAATGATGAGCATCAAGAAGGAGATCTCCAGCCTGGGGCTGCAGCTACTGCAGAAAGACCAAACAGAGACCAAAGCTCAG GTCACCAATGATGAGAAAACCAAAGAGACCGTAAAAAAACCGAACAAAAAGTCCCCTGCATCCAAACCCCCTCCCAAGCCGCCCAAGGAAAAGGTCGTAAAACCTAAGAAAGAGAGCACCAAGCCTGGGAAACCTGTCAAGCCTGACCCCACAGCCAAGGCCAAGGTGGCAGGGCACCAGCCGGGGGTAGTGAGGGGCATCACCTACTACAAAGCAGCCAAGGTGGATGGGGACGGGCATGTCACAGGCGGTAAAG ACAACGCTGCCAAGACTCAAACCGTCCAACACGTTAAAGAGACACACTCGGAGGACGGAGGCGCTGAAATCATCTTGGAAACCATAAAGGGAACCACAGCTGAGTCGACAACTACTACAGAAACTGCTGTCACTACCACGACAACAatggcagcaacaacaacaacagccagtACCACAATGCcatctactaccactaccaccaccaccaccagtgcAGCAGGAGTAGAGAGGCTAGACAGACCAGCTCCCACCATCATGCTCTTCCTGGACAATTCAGACAACAACAGCCGGCCAATCCTACACAGAGCAG GGAAGATCCTAGACTGTGAGGGGACCCTGGCGTCTATCGAGCTCCCAGAGAAGCAGCACAGCTATGGGCGGAATGAGGGAGCCTGGATGAAGGATCCTCTGGCAAAGGACTCCAAGATCTACGTCACTAACTATTACTATGGCAACAACCTGGTGGAGTTCCGAAACCTGGACAACTTCAAGCAAG GTCGTTGGAGCAACCTCTTCAAACTGCCTTACAACTGGATCGGCACAGGCCATGTGGTGTACAACGGAGCATTTTACTACAACAGAGCTTTCACCAAGAACATCATCAAGTACGACCTGAGGATGCGCTACGTGGCTGCCTGGACCCTCCTGCATGACGTGGTTTACGAGGACACCACCCCCTGGAAGTGGAGAGGTCACTCGGACATTGACTTTGCCGTGGACGAGAGTGGGCTGTGGGTGATCTACCCTGCCACGGACTATGACTACTCYCAGCAGGAGGTGATTGTCATCAGTAAACTGGACCCTGGGGATCTGTCCATGAAGAAGGAGACCACCTGGAGGACGGGCCTGAAGAGGAACTCCTACGGGAACTGCTTCATCATCTGTGGGGTGCTGTACGCTGTGGACGTCTATAACCAGAAGGAAGGGGAGGTGAACTATGCCTACGACACCCACACCAACTCAGAGGCTATCCCTCGTCTGCCCTTTACCAACGAATACGCCTACACCACCCAGATCGACTACAATCCCAAGGAGAAGGTCCTGTACGCCTGGGACAATGGACACCAGATCACATATAACATACACTTTGTTGACCAATGA
- the LOC111958012 gene encoding olfactomedin-like protein 2A isoform X1, with translation MWRFTNLLACLLVVCKDVTAQSKLLDFSNPSLIDLHSPEESLIPAPHCRKKMGTRQDAHKLMKIFGETEPVRMTSEGSDCRCKCIMRPLSKDACQHLRSGKARVEDFYTVETVSSGSDCKCSCTAPPSSLNPCENEWKMEKLKKQAPELLKLHSMVDLLEGTLYSLDLMKVHSYINKVVSQMNTLEETIKTNLTRDNEFVRDSMITLTNQFKRYENYSNIMMSIKKEISSLGLQLLQKDQTETKAQVTNDEKTKETVKKPNKKSPASKPPPKPPKEKVVKPKKESTKPGKPVKPDPTAKAKVAGHQPGVVRGITYYKAAKVDGDGHVTGGKDNAAKTQTVQHVKETHSEDGGAEIILETIKGTTAESTTTTETAVTTTTTMAATTTTASTTMPSTTTTTTTTSAAGVERLDRPAPTIMLFLDNSDNNSRPILHRAGKILDCEGTLASIELPEKQHSYGRNEGAWMKDPLAKDSKIYVTNYYYGNNLVEFRNLDNFKQGRWSNLFKLPYNWIGTGHVVYNGAFYYNRAFTKNIIKYDLRMRYVAAWTLLHDVVYEDTTPWKWRGHSDIDFAVDESGLWVIYPATDYDYSQQEVIVISKLDPGDLSMKKETTWRTGLKRNSYGNCFIICGVLYAVDVYNQKEGEVNYAYDTHTNSEAIPRLPFTNEYAYTTQIDYNPKEKVLYAWDNGHQITYNIHFVDQ, from the exons aTCTTTGGGGAGACAGAGCCGGTGCGGATGACATCGGAGGGCTCAGACTGTCGATGTAAGTGCATCATGAGGCCACTGAGCAAGGATGCGTGCCAGCATCTGAGGAGCGGAAAAGCACGGGTGGAGGACTTCTACACGGTGGAGACCGTCAGCTCTGGATCGGACTGCAAGTGTTCCTGCacagcccctccctcctccctcaaccCCTGCGAGAATGAGTGGAAGATGGAGAAGCTGAAGAAACAGGCCCCAGAGCTTCTCAAG CTCCATTCCATGGTGGACCTACTGGAGGGGACGCTGTACAGTCTGGACCTCATGAAGGTTCACTCCTACATCAATAAGGTGGTCTCCCAGATGAACACACTAGAGGAG ACAATCAAGACCAACCTGACTCGGGACAATGAGTTTGTAAGGGACAGCATGATCACTCTGACAAACCAGTTTAAGAGGTATGAGAACTACTCAAACATAATGATGAGCATCAAGAAGGAGATCTCCAGCCTGGGGCTGCAGCTACTGCAGAAAGACCAAACAGAGACCAAAGCTCAG GTCACCAATGATGAGAAAACCAAAGAGACCGTAAAAAAACCGAACAAAAAGTCCCCTGCATCCAAACCCCCTCCCAAGCCGCCCAAGGAAAAGGTCGTAAAACCTAAGAAAGAGAGCACCAAGCCTGGGAAACCTGTCAAGCCTGACCCCACAGCCAAGGCCAAGGTGGCAGGGCACCAGCCGGGGGTAGTGAGGGGCATCACCTACTACAAAGCAGCCAAGGTGGATGGGGACGGGCATGTCACAGGCGGTAAAG ACAACGCTGCCAAGACTCAAACCGTCCAACACGTTAAAGAGACACACTCGGAGGACGGAGGCGCTGAAATCATCTTGGAAACCATAAAGGGAACCACAGCTGAGTCGACAACTACTACAGAAACTGCTGTCACTACCACGACAACAatggcagcaacaacaacaacagccagtACCACAATGCcatctactaccactaccaccaccaccaccagtgcAGCAGGAGTAGAGAGGCTAGACAGACCAGCTCCCACCATCATGCTCTTCCTGGACAATTCAGACAACAACAGCCGGCCAATCCTACACAGAGCAG GGAAGATCCTAGACTGTGAGGGGACCCTGGCGTCTATCGAGCTCCCAGAGAAGCAGCACAGCTATGGGCGGAATGAGGGAGCCTGGATGAAGGATCCTCTGGCAAAGGACTCCAAGATCTACGTCACTAACTATTACTATGGCAACAACCTGGTGGAGTTCCGAAACCTGGACAACTTCAAGCAAG GTCGTTGGAGCAACCTCTTCAAACTGCCTTACAACTGGATCGGCACAGGCCATGTGGTGTACAACGGAGCATTTTACTACAACAGAGCTTTCACCAAGAACATCATCAAGTACGACCTGAGGATGCGCTACGTGGCTGCCTGGACCCTCCTGCATGACGTGGTTTACGAGGACACCACCCCCTGGAAGTGGAGAGGTCACTCGGACATTGACTTTGCCGTGGACGAGAGTGGGCTGTGGGTGATCTACCCTGCCACGGACTATGACTACTCYCAGCAGGAGGTGATTGTCATCAGTAAACTGGACCCTGGGGATCTGTCCATGAAGAAGGAGACCACCTGGAGGACGGGCCTGAAGAGGAACTCCTACGGGAACTGCTTCATCATCTGTGGGGTGCTGTACGCTGTGGACGTCTATAACCAGAAGGAAGGGGAGGTGAACTATGCCTACGACACCCACACCAACTCAGAGGCTATCCCTCGTCTGCCCTTTACCAACGAATACGCCTACACCACCCAGATCGACTACAATCCCAAGGAGAAGGTCCTGTACGCCTGGGACAATGGACACCAGATCACATATAACATACACTTTGTTGACCAATGA